One window from the genome of Salvia splendens isolate huo1 chromosome 9, SspV2, whole genome shotgun sequence encodes:
- the LOC121749553 gene encoding vesicle transport v-SNARE 13-like, translating to MSQAFEGYERQYCELSANLSKKITSASLLDGEQKKQKIFEVQTRLGDAEALIRKMDLEARSLPPSVKAMLLAKLREYKNDLNNLKSEVKRITSANANQAARDELLESGLQDTMAVSADQRARLLMSTERLNKTGERVRESRKTMLETEELGVSILQDLHQQRQSLLHAHGTLHGVDDNIGRSKKMLTNMSRRMNRNKWMIGTVIAVLIIAILLILYFKLIH from the exons ATGAGTCAAGCGTTCGAAGGTTATGAGCGGCAGTACTGCGAGCTGTCTGCTAACCTATCCAAAAAGATTACTTCAGCAAGTCTCCTTGATGGAG AACAgaagaaacagaaaatatttgaagTACAGACACGATTGGGGGATGCTGAGGCATTG ATACGTAAAATGGATCTTGAAGCTAGGAGCTTGCCACCGAGTGTGAAGGCCATGCTTCTTGCCAAACTAAGAGAATATAAAAATGATTTGAACAATTTGAAATCGGAAGTGaagagaatcacatcagctaatgCCAATCAAGCTGCAAGGGATGAGTTGTTGGAATCTGGATTGCAAGATACAATGGCG GTATCAGCTGATCAAAGAGCAAGGCTGTTGATGTCAACTGAAAGACTTAACAAGACAGGCGAAAGGGTCAGAGAAAGTAGAAAAACAATGCTGGAAACTGAGGAGCTTGGTGTCTCAATTCTTCAAGATCTGCACCAGCAACGTCAATCGCTTCTGCATGCACATGGCACT CTTCACGGGGTGGATGACAACATAGGCCGGAGCAAAAAGATGCTCACCAACATGTCAAGAAGGATGAACAGAAATAAGTGGATGATTGGAACAGTTATTGCAGTCTTGATTATTGCAATTCTTCTCATTCTTTACTTCAAGCTGATCCATTAG
- the LOC121748346 gene encoding probable xyloglucan 6-xylosyltransferase 5: MGSEGAFSAQKRSSGALPTANAAVNGGARGRAAALLPRGRQMHKTFNNIKITILCGFVTILVLRGTIGLGNLVSSEADAQNQHLTEETDKILDGIRSDKDPSDPDEAPMRYLSLNDTFSLGPRISTWNEDRKVWLEENPQFPSYVKGKPRILLVTGSQPAPCANAIGDHYLLKALKNKIDYCRIHGIEILYNMAHLDKEMAGFWAKLPLLRRLMLSHPDVEWIWWMDSDALFTDMVFDIPIAKYKDYNMVIHGFPDLLFNQKSWIALNTGSFLFRNCQWSLDLLDAWAPMGPKGPMRDEAGKVLTAYLKGRPDFEADDQSALIYLLLSQKQWLSKVFVENSFYLHGFWESVVDRYEEMIEKNHAGMGDERWPLVTHFVGCKPCAKFGDYSVERCLRGMERAFNFADNQVLNLYGFRHKGLVSPNLKRIRNETAAPLVNVDQFDIRHAAAHHTTEPRS, translated from the coding sequence ATGGGATCGGAGGGAGCTTTCTCCGCTCAGAAGCGGAGCTCCGGCGCCCTACCGACGGCCAACGCCGCCGTGAACGGAGGAGCGCGGGGCCGTGCCGCAGCTCTGCTGCCGCGGGGGCGGCAGATGCACAAGACGTTCAACAACATCAAGATCACAATCCTCTGCGGCTTCGTCACGATTCTGGTGCTGCGAGGCACGATTGGGCTCGGGAACCTCGTCTCCTCCGAAGCCGACGCGCAGAATCAGCATCTGACGGAGGAAACGGATAAGATCCTCGATGGGATCCGATCCGACAAGGATCCGAGCGACCCGGACGAGGCGCCTATGCGATATCTCAGCCTCAATGATACCTTCAGCTTAGGGCCGAGGATCAGCACTTGGAACGAAGATCGCAAGGTATGGCTTGAGGAAAATCCCCAATTTCCGAGTTATGTTAAGGGAAAACCTAGGATTCTGCTTGTGACTGGTTCGCAGCCGGCGCCTTGTGCCAATGCGATTGGTGATCATTACTTGCTGAAGGCTCTGAAAAACAAGATTGATTACTGTAGGATTCATGGAATTGAGATCCTGTATAATATGGCTCATTTGGATAAGGAAATGGCAGGGTTTTGGGCGAAATTGCCTCTGCTGCGGCGATTAATGTTGTCGCATCCGGATGTGGAGTGGATTTGGTGGATGGATAGTGATGCTTTGTTTACAGATATGGTGTTTGATATTCCTATTGCCAAGTATAAGGATTATAACATGGTCATCCACGGCTTTCCTGATTTGTTGTTCAATCAGAAGTCATGGATTGCGTTGAATACAGGAAGTTTCCTGTTCCGGAACTGCCAGTGGTCGTTGGATTTGTTGGATGCTTGGGCGCCTATGGGACCCAAGGGCCCGATGCGTGATGAGGCTGGAAAGGTCTTGACGGCCTATCTGAAGGGGCGTCCGGACTTTGAGGCGGATGACCAGTCTGCTTTGATATACTTGTTGCTTTCGCAGAAGCAGTGGCTGAGCAAGGTGTTTGTGGAGAACTCATTTTACTTGCACGGATTTTGGGAGAGTGTGGTGGATAGGTATGAGGAGATGATTGAGAAGAACCACGCAGGAATGGGAGATGAGAGGTGGCCGCTTGTGACACATTTTGTGGGCTGCAAGCCCTGTGCTAAGTTTGGGGATTATTCAGTGGAGAGGTGTTTGAGGGGTATGGAGAGAGCTTTCAACTTCGCAGATAATCAAGTTCTCAACTTGTATGGGTTTAGGCATAAGGGATTGGTTAGCCCAAATCTTAAGCGGATCAGGAATGAAACTGCTGCTCCTTTGGTGAATGTAGATCAGTTTGATATTCGGCATGCAGCTGCTCACCACACCACTGAACCTCGGAGCTAG